A window from Pichia kudriavzevii chromosome 5, complete sequence encodes these proteins:
- a CDS encoding uncharacterized protein (PKUD0E03040; similar to Saccharomyces cerevisiae YLR411W (CTR3); ancestral locus Anc_4.277): protein MSQVFLPYEMQQKMDMAGSGAATSHKCKISMLWNWYTIDSCFLARSWHVTSRGMFAGTCIGIFFWVISYCWLHRFIVEYDNSIINFKQKKHGIDACQSCCGPAGESNNIANTDDSSEDKHSSSDHQVIDVNTNRPGSDIWAPLLQTFSHRWFIGWLKKKDNVIYPNPLEHIGRSGLYLMEWTISYLLMLMWMYYNGYVIITMILGYFFGQLIFNYTPLTVVPARTYMTPSCQ, encoded by the coding sequence ATGTCACAGGTTTTTTTACCCTACGAAATGCAGCAAAAAATGGATATGGCTGGTTCTGGTGCCGCAACTTCTCATAAATGTAAAATTTCCATGTTATGGAACTGGTATACCATCGACTCGTGTTTCTTGGCAAGGTCATGGCATGTTACAAGCCGTGGGATGTTTGCTGGAACATGTATtggtattttcttttgggtGATTTCATATTGTTGGCTACATAGgtttattgttgaatacGATAATTctatcatcaatttcaagcaaaaaaaacatggcATTGACGCATGCCAAAGCTGTTGTGGTCCTGCCGGTGAGTCAAACAATATTGCAAATACCGATGATTCATCAGAAGATAAGCACTCATCCTCTGATCATCAGGTAATTGATGTAAATACAAACAGACCTGGTTCTGATATCTGGGCACCTTTACTTCAAACCTTTTCACACAGATGGTTTATTGGCTGgctaaagaagaaagacaaTGTCATCTATCCAAACCCTTTAGAACATATTGGCCGCTCCGGTTTGTACCTGATGGAATGGACCATTTCCTACTTACTTATGTTGATGTGGATGTATTACAATGGTTATGTCATTATAACTATGATTTTAGGATATTTCTTTGGTCAATTGATATTCAATTACACACCACTCACCGTTGTTCCTGCTAGGACGTACATGACTCCATCCTGTCAGTAA
- a CDS encoding uncharacterized protein (PKUD0E03020; similar to Saccharomyces cerevisiae YDR021W (FAL1); ancestral locus Anc_3.249), whose product MEFDRELDKELKFKTSKKVPVTPTFEAMGLKESLLRGIYGYGFTLPSAIQSRAITQIISGRDTIAQAQSGTGKTATFSIGMLEVLDTGNRSTQAIVLSPTRELAVQIQNVIRALGDYMNIRVHACVGGKSVGEDVKALTKGQHVVSGTPGRVLDMIKRRSMTTRNVKVLILDEADELLGKGFQDQIYDIYRHLPPGCQVVVVSATLPKEVLNMTKKFMSDPVKILVKRDEITLEGIKQYFVQVEKEEWKFDTLCDLYDSLTITQAVIFCNTKKKVDWLASELKKANFTVVSMHGDMKQEERDKIMNEFRLGNSRVLISTDVWARGIDVQQVSLVINYDLPTDRENYIHRIGRSGRFGRKGVAINFVTEEDVSTLHDIENYYSSQIEEMPVNIASIM is encoded by the coding sequence ATGGAATTTGATAGAGAACTAGACAAGGAACTCAAGTTTAAAACTAGTAAGAAAGTCCCGGTCACTCCTACGTTTGAAGCAATGGGGTTGAAAGAGTCTCTTCTAAGAGGAATTTACGGTTATGGATTCACATTACCGTCAGCAATTCAGTCCAGAGCAATCACTCAGATTATCTCGGGCCGTGATACAATTGCACAAGCACAATCGGGTACAGGTAAGACCGccacattttcaattggcATGCTGGAGGTTTTAGATACTGGGAATAGGTCCACTCAAGCTATTGTTTTGTCACCAACTAGAGAGCTTGCTGTACAAATCCAGAATGTTATTCGTGCACTTGGTGACTATATGAACATTAGGGTTCATGCTTGTGTTGGTGGTAAGAGTGTAGGTGAAGATGTTAAAGCGCTTACAAAAGGGCAGCATGTGGTCAGTGGCACCCCAGGTAGAGTCCTTGACATGATCAAAAGGCGAAGTATGACCACTAGGAACGTCAAGGTATTAATTTTAGACGAAGCAGATGAATTGTTAGGTAAAGGGTTTCAGGACCAGATATACGACATATATAGGCATTTACCGCCTGGATGCcaagttgttgttgtcaGTGCAACTTTACCAAAAGAGGTTTTAAATATGACTAAAAAGTTCATGAGTGATCCGGTCAAGATTTTGGTCAAACGTGATGAAATTACACTAGAAGGTATCAAACAATATTTTGTTCAGGTTGAGAAGGAAGAATGGAAATTTGATACCTTGTGTGATTTATATGACTCTTTAACAATCACGCAAGCCGTCATATTCTGTAacacaaaaaagaaagtcGATTGGTTGGCCTCAGAACTAAAAAAGGCTAATTTTACTGTTGTGTCTATGCATGGTGATATgaagcaagaagaaagagacaaaATTATGAACGAATTTCGTTTGGGAAACTCACGTGTACTCATCTCAACCGATGTTTGGGCCAGAGGTATTGATGTTCAACAAGTTTCACTCGTCATAAATTATGACTTGCCCACGGACAGGGAAAACTATATTCATAGAATTGGTAGATCGGGACGTTTTGGTCGTAAAGGTGTTGCAATTAACTTTGTTACAGAGGAAGATGTTTCGACGCTGCATGATATCGAAAACTACTATTCCTctcaaattgaagaaatgcCTGTTAATATTGCTAGCATCATGTAA
- a CDS encoding uncharacterized protein (PKUD0E03030; similar to Saccharomyces cerevisiae YDR023W (SES1); ancestral locus Anc_3.251) has protein sequence MLDILQFIEEKGGNPQAIRESQKKRGASVEIVDEIINEYKEWVRLRFVADELNKKLNKVQKEIGLKFKAKEDASELLKEKDSIIAEKKAAIEREQAADKQLRSKVNQVGNIVHESVVVSNDEENNELVRTWTPEGTEFDKLTNVATATGAPAKLSHHEVLLRLDGYDPERGVKIVGHRGYFLRQYGVFLNQALINYGLSFLAKKGYTPLQAPVMMNKDVMAKTAQLSEFDEELYKVTDGDDEKYLIATSEQPISAYHSNEWFESPAEQLPIQYVGYSSCFRREAGSHGKDAWGIFRVHAFEKIEQFCITEPEKSWEMFDIMINNSEEFYKSLGLPYRVVGIVSGELNNAAAKKFDLEAWFPFQKEFKELVSCSNCTDYQSRNLEIRCGIKTQNQKDKKYVHCLNSTLCATERALCCVLENYQTEDGLVIPEVLRKYIPGEPEFIPFVKELPKNSTSNKKK, from the coding sequence ATGTTAGATATTCTACagtttattgaagaaaaaggtGGTAACCCTCAGGCTATTAGAGAATCTCAGAAAAAGAGAGGTGCGTCAGTTgagattgttgatgaaatcatcaatgaatACAAGGAATGGGTCAGATTGAGATTCGTTGCTGATGAACTAAACAAGAAGTTAAACAAGGttcaaaaggaaattgGACTAAAGTTTAAGGCAAAAGAAGATGCTTCTgagttgttgaaagaaaaagacTCCATTATTGCGGAAAAGAAGGCAGCTATTGAAAGGGAACAGGCTGCAGATAAACAACTCAGAAGTAAGGTCAACCAAGTTGGAAACATTGTCCATGAATCTGTCGTTGTCTCTaacgatgaagaaaacaatgaatTAGTCAGAACATGGACTCCAGAAGGTACTGAATTCGATAAATTGACCAATGTTGCTACTGCAACTGGTGCACCAGCTAAATTATCTCACCATGAAGTTTTGCTTAGATTAGATGGTTACGATCCTGAAAGAGGTGTCAAGATTGTTGGTCACAGAGGCTACTTTTTGAGACAGTATGGTGTTTTCCTCAACCAAGCTTTGATTAACTACGGTTTATCTTTCTTGGCAAAGAAAGGTTACACTCCTTTACAAGCGCCTGTTATGATGAACAAGGATGTCATGGCAAAGACTGCACAGTTGTCCGAATTTGATGAGGAATTGTACAAGGTTActgatggtgatgatgagaaGTATTTAATTGCAACCTCTGAACAGCCAATTTCTGCATATCATTCGAACGAATGGTTTGAATCTCCAGCTGAACAGCTTCCAATACAATATGTCGGCTACTCCTCTTGTTTCAGAAGAGAAGCTGGCTCGCATGGTAAGGACGCATGGGGTATTTTCAGAGTTCACGCTTTCgagaaaattgaacaattttGTATCACTGAACCAGAAAAATCATGGGAAATGTTTGACATTATGATTAACAACTCTGAAGAATTCTACAAGTCCTTAGGTCTTCCATACAGAGTCGTTGGTATTGTCTCTGGTGAATTGAACAATGCAGCTGCCAAGAAATTCGATTTAGAAGCTTGGTTCCCattccaaaaagaatttaAGGAATTGGTTTCATGTTCTAACTGTACTGACTACCAATCCAgaaatcttgaaatcaGATGTGGTATCAAGacccaaaatcaaaaggatAAGAAATACGTCCACTGTTTGAACTCTACTTTGTGTGCAACCGAAAGAGCTTTATGTTGTGTTCTAGAAAACTATCAAACTGAAGATGGTTTAGTCATTCCTGAAGTTTTGAGGAAGTACATCCCAGGTGAGCCTGAATTTATCCCATTTGTCAAGGAATTACCAAAGAATTCCACCTCtaacaagaagaaatga